The stretch of DNA CGTGAAGATGTGCGCAATGGGGAAGCGTGCCAATTCACCCTTGGTACGCGTGCCAATGCCAATAAATATATCCAACAATTTTCGGAAATCATCACAGAGGAAGGAAGGTTGCGTGTCAAAATTACGCATCTTGTTCCCGGACAACCGCCAAGGGTCACATGCACGGCGGGAGTTCAGGTaaatttctttagaatttttgactatttgtgccttttcttcaatttaaattatttaaatatttaaaggaaaCTCCAATAAACCACCGGCAgccgcagcagcagcagcagcagcaactaCAGCAACAactgcagcagcagcagcagccacAACAGACAATCACACAATTCCCACCGGCAACGTATGCAAATGATGGTGGAAGTGGGAATGCAACTGAGCAACCAGCACCGGTACCGCAACAATTGCCAGCAGCACCAGTAATGACACCCCAACAGGTGTCGCAACAACAACTACCAACGGCAGCTCCATCTGGCTCAATAATGGTATTCCAGCAACCTGGTGGTGTTTCGAACTTCCTGCCAATACGACAGAATATTCTGCCCAGTGAAATGGGGGTTTCACTGCAGGGGCGCACACACCAGGTGGTGCCAATTGCAGCAAAGCCCACCCTTGCAAATCCCACAATTAATGCAATTGTGACGAATCTCATAAGTTCATCAGAGGCGTCACAGGGTACAGTTGGGGGTGAATTGTACGGGCAGAGCCCGAGTAAATCATCAAATAACTCCACAATAATAAATCTCCTCAATTCAGCTCCCGCCGCAATGAATATCTCAAATGTGAATAGTTTTCTATCACCGCCGGCGTACAAGGAGCTAACGGGGGCCCCTGATGGTGCTGAGAAGCACAAACAGCCGGGCACAAAGGTGGCCCCCGTGAAGGTGGAGAAGGATATTAATTCACTACATCAGCAACACATTAAACTCCAGGCGCATCCAATTCCATCGACGCTTGTTAGTCAACTTGTCTCCCCACCATTGACGGTTACAACGTCAGAGTTGGATTTGAAGAGAACCCCAACGGCTGTAGCTATTGCCGGTGGGGCAACACTCAAGCGTCCGGCACAGCAGCAGCTACTAATTGCGAGTAATTCATGTAATAAAATCAGCCTGAAGCCACAGCCGAATCATGGGCcgcaaaaaatctcaaaactaAGTTTTCCGGTGACGGAATTAACGGGACTCCTGACAACCCCGGCGACACCACAGGAAATCCCCGCGACTGTGGCATTTGCACAACCGAAACAATTTGTAACGGGGGACATACAACTCACTGCCCGGAATCTCCATCAGAGCCTCCAGTCACCACCAACGGCATCCCCGCTTGTTAGTAGTCCATCCACATTGCCACAGCAGACGACTACGACGCTCAATTTGCAGGGGATAAGTTTGTCCAGCCTCCAGAATGCCATGGCCACAATCCCGGGGACCTTTCAGAATGTCCAAATTCAAATCCCAGGGCTGGCACAATCACTCTCCCTGCCAATTGGTGGTGCTGGCACAACCTTTGCCACATCCACGAGTCAAGCCACGGGACTCCTTGTTAATACGGTGCACTCTGGGACACTAAGCAGTATTCCCGGATCTGGGACACAGACGGTCGTCCTTACAAACTCCGCCACCGATTCTGGGGCTTCCATGCTATCTCTACCTGTGGGTGAGTAAATACACAAACTaccctctttttttctttagagagatgagaagaaaatctctttagcATGCTTCCTCCTGCACATGTCCAATGTACATTAATTCCACATAATAGTTGTGTTCACAAAAATAGCATCACACCATCccacattttgtattttgtccTCATTATGTTGtgcaaaaaaacaaactcaaaaaaaaagcataaaaaaggtCTTACTGTGTATGTGTCTCTCCCTCATTTATGGTGTCAatgtcatcatcatcatccctCGTGGGGTCACATTGTGTAGCTCATGTTGTCACCACCGGCCTCAAGGGCATCAATCACCCCAATCTGCGTTCCAATTTAGCCGCAACGGCAAGTACGAGCGGCCAGACTGTCACGAATGCCGCCGCACCATCAATTCAGCTATTTAGTACACTCATGCAGAGCGGCGTACCACTATCCCTGGCGCCGGCGGGTACGGCAACAGTCAAACAGAAGCCAATCATTATCTCAGAGCAACAAGCAACAGTAGCGCAGCAGAAGCAGCAGGTACTCAATTCcgtgaagaaaattgcaacaacTTCTAATGCTCTACATGCGAATGCCATCCAGCAAGCCAGTAAGtaaacattttttccttctttttaaaTGGGTTTATAGGGGAGTATGGGGTTGAATGAGACGATTTTCAACTTAAAACCCTTAAAACCTATCTTGCATAGTACAGAAATCCAAcgatattaaaataaattaaaggaaaaatttgaatttcatcaaaagaaacataataaaattataaaatttagaacttttactGGATTTAGAACAAATacattttaagaaattagtACTAAATATTGTACTAAAAGTTAAACAGAAttcattatatataaaaagaaagaaaccaGAAATCTttcatgattaaaaataactGGAAACTATAAGAATAAAGAATACTTTATgtatgataaaaattaataattgataaaaattcagaacAACCTTATTTAGCAAATCGATATttcaattctattttaattttttttttcttgcaataaaatattcaaaaagttcagaaaattatttatttttagtacaaTACTGTTCTAaaataactttcttttttaatagaacgaaggtaaaattaattttttctctaaaatgtggttaaatttttatgatagTATTGCTTTAAAATAGATTATTTAATCTGTTCTTATATTTGCTCTAAATTTTAGTACTTATTGTggaaaacttaaaagaaaatagaaatatgttttcatttaaatagaTAACGTTGTAAAAATTATCTTATAGACCTTTATTGTAGGATCTTtggtaaaagaattttgtcgGAACCTCGAACCCTTataaaaaggaattctttactcgagaattgtatttttttttaaatttctttttaatgatatgtaattattttagaatttgtACTAAATATAGCACGTAttgtagaaaattgcaaaaatgcaaaaaaaagagacaaatCTTCATACaacattaaagaattaaaaaaatatatattctttaaacattttcttttatcattttagtacaaaaaaaattttaaaaagatctCATTGAATTCCATTCCCCTTTAAATATTGATGTTTGTaaggttaaaaattaacactAATATTAACTcataaatgttttgtttttgtatattcattttcacattaaaaatcattttttcctgTTTAATCCGTTttagaaattataaattaaaattctgtttaatatataaatttttttaatggaagaGGAAgccttaaaaatgaaaaaaaaaattaaataattagaagctaattaattaattgttttcctgtttgtgatttttctttatttaaattctttaggCATCAATGCTGGTCAACTGGTGCTGCCGGCACAAAATTTGCAGCTTAAATTCCACAAACAGCCAACGGTTGCGGCATTCGATGCCGGTGGTGGGAACCAGCAGCAGATGGTGGTGTCCCCCGTGGCGCAGGGTGTCCCAAAGAGCGACGACCAGGCAGCTGGGCAGCCAACGTTCGAGGAGATTTACCcaaatttataatattcagCTGATGCAACTCATTTCACGTGTCAGATGAGGATTGTGCTGCTGGAGTGATGCCGCTCGACGTGGGGGACACGATGCGATGGAAGAGGGGATGCCTGAGCTGGTGGATGCGTAGGTGGTGCGCACATACAGGGTGCCACCGTCGTACCACCCGCAACtgcgtgtgtgtgtatgtgtgagAGTATGCGAGAAAAATGAGAgatgggagagagagagaaagagaaaataaagagaaattttcaatgttgacTCGCCGGCCTTTGAATTGCAACGGGTGAGTTGCATCGGTGGCGCAGGGGGTGGGTTGCGAGTCAGCGCGGGTGCCTCATCCTCTTGGAAAATCGATAAAaccggaaaattttctaccTCGTCAACTGCGCACTTTCCCGTGCGCCGGAGCCACAAACACACAGAATCACTCATACCCAAAGAAAATCGAAAACGGCACCCATCGCCACAATGGCGAATGTTTTGATATCGTGCACTCCGCGAGTGGTTAGCCCGTGAAACGTCTGGTGGTCATCCTGGGGGTATCTGTGGATGCCCAAAGTGTACCCAAAATTCTTCTCGTGTGCCCCTGTGTTCTATGCAGCTGCACAACTATGCCGGGACGTCGCATGGTGAGTACGGGAAAAATGAAGAACAACAGCATAAAGGGGATGGCAAAGTCACCCCCTGTTCCTTGACTATGAGAGCACCCCAACACCCACGGCCATTTTTTTCTGCGTGGCGgaagagaaatgaattttccaacacatcttttttcctctatcaaatctcttctcttttacttctcttaaaattttcccacgcatttttcttcagTATATTTGCTTTTCATTTCTGTGGGATTTATCCTTCGTCCATCATTaggaaaatgtgattttttttctttcaaaaaaatttcccgaattttccattaaaaaaaagaagaaaaattcaattttcatgccTTTTCCAGCTGTATCGGTGACCTTTGAGTTGAgtttttcagtgaagaaaagtgttgagaaaatgtgaaaagttatgattttccaatgaaaaaagcataaaaaggaattttcacatggaaaattcatattcgtgtaaagtataaaatttgaatggaaaaatgcACGTAAAATCTATAAAGTTAAAATGGTGCGCTcggaaaattgattgatatCGTCTCCATAAATTATGTGAAGACTTTTGAATTGCACAATGTGCTAGTTTTGAAGGAAGCAAACTatggaaaaatgagaattttcaatgattaaCTGTGAATCAAGGACGTTCTAAGGGCTGggctttaatttgaaaaaaaaggaatattacCCAACATAGaattttaggaataaaaaaatggaaaatattgtgtTAAAAAGTGTTTCGTTTGACCTCAAAATGGTTAGTTCAAAATTCTGAaggtttttgcattttttatgcttgatgtttcaaattctcataaaaagaaaactttaatttattttttaacagaatataATTTATGATGTATTCACAAGAAGAAATTGCCATCCTgtcaaaaaaatggaaaaattttatttaaaaagtctttgtaaatcaattttaatcaaaatcgaaTTAACTAAATCGACTAAATctgatttataaataatttccatgcGTTTAGTGTACAATCATTTCTATATCTTTCTGTATAACCATGGAGGACACAAAAGGGCATATGGATTAAACGCTCTCtacataaagaagaaaaaatgataacttttattccttaataatctatttaattaaataaaatcctgaattagtaaattttgaaaagatatttcagaaatgagatttttttttcaaattgccaAAAAGGGAGCAAAAACATACGTAAATACATCATTTTACGCTAAAGTATTTAACTCTCagatattgggcctaattcagcgaccaagaaaaccttgaaatctttgaattttatactgaaatttcaagatttaaagcgaatttcaaggatttcttggtcgctgaataaggcccattggatcctattctgcgaccaaaaaatctttaaaatttcaaaaaattgttctgaaattccaacgatttcaaggatttctttgcTGCAGAATATGACTCATTCCcagaaactttaaaattttcccaaaatccTACTTTCAAAGTCTGTTAAAATTTCGCGACAATGAAAACCTTTTCTATTTTAAGTTctcaaaagtaaaaaaaaaatcctgagtGTACAAACCTGGgttaaacaattaaatcagACATAAATCCAAAGAATTAACGCTTAAGCCGCCAGTTTTAGGACATTATGTTTTGTATTTATTATAAATCAGGTTATAAATTTACGAAGCTTGTGGGATCTTTTatgtattatttattaattccgattttttttattaaaatgttttaatgatagtaaaatataatttctgcATGTTTCCTGAAGTAAGTCTTCCAGTTTTTGTTTCGAATAAGAACATGTAAAAACTTTTTGCCCAGCTCTTTTAaccttttacaaatttttcttaaatgaacaatttatcattgttcttaaaattataaaaaaattaaactagtGGTGGTACCTACATTTTTAGCactatattttcataaataactCAACAATTTACAACAAATTGGAGCAATATTGTAGTGACCAAAGAATTGGTTAGAAATACCCACGGCAACGTGGCTGGCTTACCACCCACCACACAGTGGGTAGACaagtgggtggaaaaatatatgaaaatttagcGCCCACAGTTTTCCTATGCCCGCGTGTCTGCAGACTGTATGTGTGATTCCAAGCAGGCAAAACCCTCGCAAATCGTAACGGAAAgttcaaattattttgatttttaaagcagttgaatgaaaatttcttttttttttctaaatttcctattttttctaaatttcctaaattcaTTTGTCTCCGAAACCACCTGGGCCGATCGTGAAAAAATTCTGTATAAACTGTATAAAGGTAGAGGGAGCTTAAACAAGTTACAAGCACTGTACTGTACATATACGATTAGGACGATTAGTAACATTaataacatattttttgaagaaaaagagtCTAAGAGTGATTTCCCACACCCCATaatgaaacatttcattttaattatgttttcAACCTTTTCAACATTATACTTGTACTTTTTGTGcacacataaaatatttttacatttttaacatATACTTCGGTTGCTAAACACTTCGTGCATCAAATATCAATTGAGCTTTAGCAAAAATCTGtacaaaaatctctttgaaatgcatgtttttataaattacattACGTAAGCACCGTAAACATCCACTTTACGgccaaaaatgaaatttgcacACATTTATTGGGATTAAGGGGATTAAGTATTCAGATTAAGTTTAGTaagtttaataattaatttaaaagaaaaagtgcaAAGCTATTTCAAACATCCCCGTAAATGGCGGTTGATTCCGCAAAAGTCTAAGAATCAGAGAGAATCAGCATGGAATCATTTGGGAATCACTTGAGAATCCAGCAGTATCTCAAATCCACACTCTCTCGCTCGCGCTCGCAGTATTTTGGTGACCGTGCGCGAATGTGGTTGTGTTTTCCTGCTGTTGCA from Lutzomyia longipalpis isolate SR_M1_2022 chromosome 4, ASM2433408v1 encodes:
- the LOC129796471 gene encoding uncharacterized protein LOC129796471 isoform X1, whose protein sequence is MESKNLAHENFKYPDAVSVNFNGVTTLMELSPDTPSGQERLHGSPARKKMKKSKKVLKNESPERKQRTDTGNKNSNFHIFDKLRELYMELSAEDVDFQHTNLGAKTSFLLDKLVAKENLNTLILNLYPGNKGYSLAFKGDVEVIDVANHMMDCNPQTRKALAAPKEKIQETIRWPYEEEDLLECIDNETLPLVLVDLFQTKCPNLFYSGCVIVEVRDYRQSFPIYTCDTYHVLLRPTNQTLIADVNSLTSVGQWTHEEKLALESQLVLATAEPLCLDPNPAIGIHVINSQHQRRMFNTKDIRRKTKKFTQVSINRKRKTDQFTHHYGLDLYDYMSRFRQRSRHMKVTPSTTTSANALSSSSFTNSMAFRLHQQQKKTADGMSSAVQQPPVPSPYLGFPPLTPPAEVNVHKFARAYERPKETKDCMPQLIEQYILETDHMETNQRGRVYYIKLSIFQRPANNEYLGELYVDKDYREDVRNGEACQFTLGTRANANKYIQQFSEIITEEGRLRVKITHLVPGQPPRVTCTAGVQETPINHRQPQQQQQQQLQQQLQQQQQPQQTITQFPPATYANDGGSGNATEQPAPVPQQLPAAPVMTPQQVSQQQLPTAAPSGSIMVFQQPGGVSNFLPIRQNILPSEMGVSLQGRTHQVVPIAAKPTLANPTINAIVTNLISSSEASQGTVGGELYGQSPSKSSNNSTIINLLNSAPAAMNISNVNSFLSPPAYKELTGAPDGAEKHKQPGTKVAPVKVEKDINSLHQQHIKLQAHPIPSTLVSQLVSPPLTVTTSELDLKRTPTAVAIAGGATLKRPAQQQLLIASNSCNKISLKPQPNHGPQKISKLSFPVTELTGLLTTPATPQEIPATVAFAQPKQFVTGDIQLTARNLHQSLQSPPTASPLVSSPSTLPQQTTTTLNLQGISLSSLQNAMATIPGTFQNVQIQIPGLAQSLSLPIGGAGTTFATSTSQATGLLVNTVHSGTLSSIPGSGTQTVVLTNSATDSGASMLSLPVAHVVTTGLKGINHPNLRSNLAATASTSGQTVTNAAAPSIQLFSTLMQSGVPLSLAPAGTATVKQKPIIISEQQATVAQQKQQVLNSVKKIATTSNALHANAIQQASINAGQLVLPAQNLQLKFHKQPTVAAFDAGGGNQQQMVVSPVAQGVPKSDDQAAGQPTFEEIYPNL
- the LOC129796471 gene encoding transcription factor SPT20 homolog isoform X2, with product MESKNLAHENFKYPDAVSVNFNGVTTLMELSPDTPSGQERLHGSPARKKMKKSKKVLKNESPERKQRTDTGNKNSNFHIFDKLRELYMELSAEDVDFQHTNLGAKTSFLLDKLVAKENLNTLILNLYPGNKGYSLAFKGDVEVIDVANHMMDCNPQTRKALAAPKEKIQETIRWPYEEEDLLECIDNETLPLVLVDLFQTKCPNLFYSGCVIVEVRDYRQSFPIYTCDTYHVLLRPTNQTLIADVNSLTSVGQWTHEEKLALESQLVLATAEPLCLDPNPAIGIHVINSQHQRRMFNTKDIRRKTKKFTQVSINRKRKTDQFTHHYGLDLYDYMSRFRQRSRHMKVTPSTTTSANALSSSSFTNSMAFRLHQQQKKTADGMSSAVQQPPVPSPYLGFPPLTPPAEVNVHKFARAYERPKETKDCMPQLIEQYILETDHMETNQRGRVYYIKLSIFQRPANNEYLGELYVDKDYREDVRNGEACQFTLGTRANANKYIQQFSEIITEEGRLRVKITHLVPGQPPRVTCTAGVQETPINHRQPQQQQQQQLQQQLQQQQQPQQTITQFPPATYANDGGSGNATEQPAPVPQQLPAAPVMTPQQVSQQQLPTAAPSGSIMVFQQPGGVSNFLPIRQNILPSEMGVSLQGRTHQVVPIAAKPTLANPTINAIVTNLISSSEASQGTVGGELYGQSPSKSSNNSTIINLLNSAPAAMNISNVNSFLSPPAYKELTGAPDGAEKHKQPGTKVAPVKVEKDINSLHQQHIKLQAHPIPSTLVSQLVSPPLTVTTSELDLKRTPTAVAIAGGATLKRPAQQQLLIASNSCNKISLKPQPNHGPQKISKLSFPVTELTGLLTTPATPQEIPATVAFAQPKQFVTGDIQLTARNLHQSLQSPPTASPLVSSPSTLPQQTTTTLNLQGISLSSLQNAMATIPGTFQNVQIQIPGLAQSLSLPIGGAGTTFATSTSQATGLLVNTVHSGTLSSIPGSGTQTVVLTNSATDSGASMLSLPVAATASTSGQTVTNAAAPSIQLFSTLMQSGVPLSLAPAGTATVKQKPIIISEQQATVAQQKQQVLNSVKKIATTSNALHANAIQQASINAGQLVLPAQNLQLKFHKQPTVAAFDAGGGNQQQMVVSPVAQGVPKSDDQAAGQPTFEEIYPNL
- the LOC129796471 gene encoding transcription factor SPT20 homolog isoform X3, whose protein sequence is MESKNLAHENFKYPDAVSVNFNGVTTLMELSPDTPSGQERLHGSPARKKMKKSKKVLKNESPERKQRTDTGNKNSNFHIFDKLRELYMELSAEDVDFQHTNLGAKTSFLLDKLVAKENLNTLILNLYPGNKGYSLAFKGDVEVIDVANHMMDCNPQTRKALAAPKEKIQETIRWPYEEEDLLECIDNETLPLVLVDLFQTKCPNLFYSGCVIVEVRDYRQSFPIYTCDTYHVLLRPTNQTLIADVNSLTSVGQWTHEEKLALESQLVLATAEPLCLDPNPAIGIHVINSQHQRRMFNTKDIRRKTKKFTQVSINRKRKTDQFTHHYGLDLYDYMSRFRQRSRHMKVTPSTTTSANALSSSSFTNSMAFRLHQQQKKTADGMSSAVQQPPVPSPYLGFPPLTPPAEVNVHKFARAYERPKETKDCMPQLIEQYILETDHMETNQRGRVYYIKLSIFQRPANNEYLGELYVDKDYREDVRNGEACQFTLGTRANANKYIQQFSEIITEEGRLRVKITHLVPGQPPRVTCTAGVQETPINHRQPQQQQQQQLQQQLQQQQQPQQTITQFPPATYANDGGSGNATEQPAPVPQQLPAAPVMTPQQVSQQQLPTAAPSGSIMVFQQPGGVSNFLPIRQNILPSEMGVSLQGRTHQVVPIAAKPTLANPTINAIVTNLISSSEASQGTVGGELYGQSPSKSSNNSTIINLLNSAPAAMNISNVNSFLSPPAYKELTGAPDGAEKHKQPGTKVAPVKVEKDINSLHQQHIKLQAHPIPSTLVSQLVSPPLTVTTSELDLKRTPTAVAIAGGATLKRPAQQQLLIASNSCNKISLKPQPNHGPQKISKLSFPVTELTGLLTTPATPQEIPATVAFAQPKQFVTGDIQLTARNLHQSLQSPPTASPLVSSPSTLPQQTTTTLNLQGISLSSLQNAMATIPGTFQNVQIQIPGLAQSLSLPIGGAGTTFATSTSQATGLLVNTVHSGTLSSIPGSGTQTVVLTNSATDSGASMLSLPVGINAGQLVLPAQNLQLKFHKQPTVAAFDAGGGNQQQMVVSPVAQGVPKSDDQAAGQPTFEEIYPNL